TGCTTTGTATTCAGATAGATGAAAATTTCACAGTTCCTGGAACTTGGGCAAAAGATGCTACTGCAAGATATAGCAGTAATTGTAGAGCTACTGCTAGTGTAAACGATGAAACTATTTATAATTTTAACTTATACCCTAACCCGGTTAATAACATCTTAAACGTAAAGTTTGACGGAAAAGTTAAAAAAGTAGCCATCTACAACTTACAAGGAAAACAAGTAATGCATAGTTTTAAAAGTAAAGAAATAAATATCTCTAAGTTAAGTAATGGACTTTATGTAGTGGCTATAGAAACTGAAAAAGGTAAAGGCATAAAACGTTTTATAAAACAATAAAGAAATTTTCGCGACAATAGACATACACCTTGAATGTCTTAAAATGATCAAGGAAAATAAACTTAAAAATTCAAAATATTATGAAAAAATCAATCTTAAATCTAGGAAAATCTTTAAACAAAACTGAGCAACAAAATATTAATGGAGGTTTTGGACCTTTCGGACCTTCTGTTTGTGCTTCTAGTTCAAACTACATCCTTGAAGGAGGAGAAATCATAATTAACGGAGTAAGAACTAACGACTGTTCATTTCCATCTAGAGCATCTAAAGGAGCCTTTCCAGGATCTAGATGTTACGGAGGTGTTATCAACGGAGTTTGTACTGTAGGATAACGTACTTAATCTAACAAAGATTAAAATAAAAAGAGCGTCTATTTTTATAGACGCTCTTCATTTATATTGAATAATTTTTTTTTACCTTCTTTTTAAAACAAGTTCTATAGTTCCAATAAAATCATCTCCAAACTCTAATACCAATCTATCGGAAGTCACTTCTTTTACAAACAAACCATCAATTGCAACATTTCCAAAATTATACGTTTCAGAATTTCCTCCATCTATAAAATCAGTAAAACTAAAGAAAACAACCGTTAACGAATTATCGTCTTCATTGTAAGCCCAATTACCATCAGCTCTATATTCTTCTTTTACTACTTCATCAAAGACAGGAGTACAAGTTTCTTTTGTACTACTGTAATCTAAAGTAGCATATTCTCCTTTTAAAGATTCAAAGAAACTTCCGTCTTGATTGAAACTGATGTAACCTAACGATTGCGTTAAAGCATCGAAGTCTACAGAAACCGAACTTCCGTTGTCACATATAACCATTTCCACATCTGCATCTTCATCATCTTCAGGAACCCATTCTCCAACAATAGATGCATTTCCACCCCAAGCTTCAATAGTTACACAAACCGTTTCGATTCTACTGATGTTATTATTACTGTCATAAATGCATATATCATAGCAAAATTCACCAGCTGGAACAGAGTTTTGTAAATCAACATTAATTGTTGTTTCTTCTTGCATACGCGAAGAAATTCTATGATCTGATTTTTTAAAGATACTTTTAAAATTAGAAGTTCCATCTACCATTCTGCTAGAAAATGACGAAGCTGGAATATCAAAAAATGTATTTGTTGGATTTCCTTCACTATCCTTAAACTGTACATAAGCTCCCGCTACATTATCTGTAGAAGTAAACTTAATATCAAAACCTGAACCTTGAAAACCTGTTTTCAAATCTGAATTAATTTGAAAATCGAGATCACTATTTGGAGCTGGAGGTGTACCTGACTCTTTTGTAGCTCCACTAATAACAATACCGTTTTCTATTGTAGAAACAGGAGTTTTATTATCCTCTAATGCGTTCTGTTGTTCTGCTACTTCCTCGTTTCCTGCTGTTGGTGAAGAATCACTACTACATGAGGTAAAATAAACACTAACACATAAAGCTAGTGCTAAAAAACATAGTTTTTTCATAATTAAAATTTTTAAAAGTTGACAATTATTTTTTCCAAATATAACAATTCAACAATAACAAAAAGAATTGTCTTATAAGCAATTAACTACCTAATTATATCTATTTTACTTTGTAATCCACGTATAAAGAATACGCTTATAACCAAATATCATACGACTAAAACTTAAAAGAAATCTTCGCTTAAAAAAACAGCTACTTTTAAATATATCAATTAATACAACTATTAAAATTATAAACAATGAAAACTGAATATGATATTATCATTATTGGTGGTGGTGCCATGGGATTAGCAACAGCTGCCGAACTTGCTAAGACAAAGAAAAATGTTCTGGTACTCGAACAATTTTCTTTTTTTAATGACAAGGGAAGCTCTGCAGGATTATCGAGGCAATTTAGAGTTCAGTATGCTCAAAAATATATGGCTCAACTTGCTTTGGATACTATTCCATATTGGGATGAACTTCAAAAAACAACCAAAGATACACTGATTGAAAAAGTAGGTTCATTATGGTTTGGAGACCCAAACATAAGCTCACAAGAAGGAGGAATTAAAGCTGCAATGGAAGTAATGGATGAATTAAACATTCCATACACTAAATTAAAAGCTAAAGAAATCGAAAAAGATTTTCCTTTCAAAAAATTACCAAAAGACTATTATGGTTTTTTTCAGGACCAGGGAGGGATTATTGACTTGAAAGCTACATTGAAAGCGTTATTTAATATCGCTGATAAAGCAAAAAATATCGATTTACTTGAGTTTACAAAAGTTACCAATATTGAATCTTTAAATACTGGAATTATAACAGTATCAACTTCTGAAAACACGTATTCTACAGAAAAATTAGTGATTACTCCTGGTGCTTACATTAATGATATCTTAAAACACTTCGGCCTTTCAGTTAATGTAGATATTTGGGAAATGTCTTCAGCATATTACAAAAAAACAGAAGACATTAAATTACCAACTTGGTTTGTTTTTCAAGAACCTCAAAATACAAGTCTATTTTATGGATTTCCTGAAGAAAATTGGGCAAATCCTGGATACATTAGAGTTGCACCTGATATTCCTGATCAAATTATTAAAGATCCATCAGAAAGGTCAGGAATTCCAAACGAAAAGAGTTTACAACTAAACTCTAATTGGGTTAAAAACCACATGAAAGGTCTAAGTGACACACCTGAATTTACTTCTACTTGTTTAATAACACTAAACAATAACAATAAAGAATTAATGCTAGATACATTACCTAATTGGGTTCATAATCATAAAAATATTGTTGTATATACTGGTGGGTGGGCTGCTAAATTTATTCCTCTTTTAGGAAAAATCCTGTCTGATATCGCCTTAAAGGGTAAAACGAAATTTGACATTTCTCCATTTAAAATTCAATGGCCTGTAGTTCGTGGTGAAGTAAGTAATAAGTTTATTACTGAAGAAGTTAAACGATTACAGTTAGATGTTGCTATAATAGGAGCTGGTGCATCTGGTTTATATTCTGGATATCGTCTTTTAAACGGAACTAATAAGAAAGGAAAAAAACTCGATCTTGATGTTGCTATTTTTGAAATGAGTGATCGTATTGGAGGAAGATTAGAATCTATTAAATTACCAGGAATGAATGTTGTTGGTGAACTTGGGGGTATGAGATATATGACTGAACAAAAAATTGTAACTGCTTTAATTGAAGATGTTTTCTCAACTCAATATGGACTGAATCCTATAGATTTCCCTATGGGAGATGCCAATCATCACTTATATTATTTGAGAAAACAAAGATTTTTTGCGAATAGGTTTGATCAAGCAAAAATAACTGGTGAAAACTTTAAAACTCGATACTTTGTTGAAGAACGTTTTGAAGGAAAAAGTTCAGATGATATTTTCACAGAAATTATTAGTGAAGTATTGCTAGCAGATGGATACTCTCTTAAACAAATTCAAGAAAATCCTAATCCGAGAGAAGAATGGAATAGAGTAAAGAAAGAACTTACATATAGATTTGAAGGACCCTATAACGGACTAAAAGTATATGAAATTGGATTTTGGAACTTACTAAAAGATAGATCATCGCAAGAATGTTATGAATTTTTAGCTCAGGCTGGCGGTTACTATTCTAATACTATAAACTGGAATGCAGCTGAAGCTTTTCCTTATATGGTGGGTGATTTTGCTAGTGATGCAGTAAAATATAAAACTATTGATGGCGGTTACGATCAAATTCTAACTTGTTTAGGAGATGATTTTATTCAAAAAGGAGGTAGTATTTACACAAAAAACAAGCTTAAAACATTTAAGAAAAACCCTAAAAAATCAAGTAAGTATAAATATATATTAAAATTCTATAACTTAGAAAAAGAAGAATATTGGGAAGTTGAAGCTAAGGATATAATTCTAGGAATGCCTAAGCGATCTTTAGAATTATTAGATCAAGACAACTTCTTTTTCAATGCTGAAAAACAACATAAACTCCACAATAATTTAAATTCAGTTATACCAGAACCTTCAGTTAAAATCTTGTTAGGATTTGAAGAACCTTGGTGGAAAAAAGATTTAGGAGCAATGGCTGGTGAATCTATCACCGACTTGCCCATGAGGCAGTGTTATTATTTTGGTGTAGATCCTAAAAATTCACACTCTCTATTTTTAGCAAGTTACAATGATATGCGAACTGTTAGCTTTTGGCAAGCATTAGAAGAAGGAGAAAAATTTCAAACTAGAGAAACTAAATTAGTTAGAGCTAAAAATACCATTTATCCTAATTATGAACATGCGAGTAAAGTTATGGTTGATGAAGTTATGAGTCAAGTAGAAGAATTACACGGACCAAATATTAATGTACCTGCACCTTATACTTCTGCTTACAAAGATTGGACTAAAGATCCTTATGGTGGTGGTTACCACGCTTGGAAAAATAGTTATAAAGTTTGGGAAGTAATGCCATATATAAGACAACCAAAGCAAGAAGAGCGTATTTTTATTACTGGTGAAGCCTACTCTGATCAACAAGGATGGGTTGAAGGAGCATTTTGTGTTACTGAACATATTATGAGAGAACAATATGAACTCGAATGTCCTGAATGGTTAGATAAAGACTACTATTTAGGTTGGTAAAATAAATCTAGACTGTACTGCATTTTTATATTTTAAAATTTATTTCATTTTTTTCTTTTTTATTGGTAACATTTAAATTCTTTCATGAACATAAGAATAGTAACAGTAAAATTATAGATCATGAGTAACATCAAAGATTTAAAAAAAATTGAAATATTAGAAAGAGAAAAGCTACAAATCAATACATCTAAGTATCCTAATAAATGTGGGGAAATTGCCTAAAGAAATAAAAACACATCACAAACTATCCTAACCATAGTTTCTGATTATATAATTAATTGCTATTTTATTTAAACTAAAAAATCCAGTAAAATTTTACTGGATTTTTTTAATTTAAAAAGTGCGGCTTTCACCGCACTTCATATTTATAGTAAACTTCGATTGGTTTGTTAATCGAAAGGTGTATCCATTTTAATATAATCTAAAAACTCTCTTTTAGTATCTTTATTTTTAAATTTCCCTCCAAATTCTGCGGTAACTGTAGAGCTTTCAATATCTTTAATTCCACGAGAATTTACACATAGATGTTTTGCATCTATAACACATGCTACGTCTTCTGTACCTAATGCTTCTTGCATTGCTTGAACTACTTGCATTGTTAAACGCTCTTGAACTTGTGGTCTTTTGGCAAAATAATCTACAATACGGTTCATTTTAGATAAACCAATTACTTTTCCATCTGAAATATAAGCTACATGAGCTCTACCAACTATAGGCAATAAATGATGTTCACAAGTAGAATAAACTATAATGTTTTTTTCTACCAACATTTCTCCGTAGTTGTAATTATTGTCAAAAGTAGATGCCTTAGGTCTATTTTTAGGATTTAGCCCCATAAACAACTCATTTACAAAAGCTTTAGCTACACGTTTAGGTGTACCACTTAAACTATCGTCGGTCAAATCCATTCCTAAAGTGATTAAAATATCTTTTACACTTTCTTGGATCTTTTCTATCTTCTCTTCGTCCGAAATATCAAAAGCATCAGCACGCAATGGTGTCTTAGCAGATGTACCGATGTGGTTTTCTCCTATTTCGTCTATTCTTTCGTCTGTCATATTATTGTGGATCTCGAACATAACTTTTTGTTTAATGTTTTTATGTAAAGATAAAACAAAAAGTTGTTTTTATTGTACTTTTTTTATTATTTCCTTGATAGTAAGATCATTTTCTTCTCTGTTTTGAGTGTTTTTGAACTTAAACTTACCATCTTTTATAGAGGTTACTACAAACTCTATGCCTCTTTTATCTACATATTTCCATTGTTTCTTCTGTTGATTGTTACTTGAAGCCACATCTGGATATAATTCTGTTTTAATTCCGTTAGCTCTTAACTCGTTAATTGCTTTCATTTTAACCAAATTTTCATCTTCGTCAAAATTTAAAAATAAAACTTTAGGTTTGGGTAAAGCTACGGTTTCAAAAAGCCCTAATTCATCCATAACTAGGTAAATACGATCTAAACCAAAGGAAATCCCTACTCCACTAACGTCTTTCAAGCCAAATATCCCGGTCAAATCATCGTATCTTCCTCCTCCTCCGATAGAGCCAATCTTTACTTCTTTTGGTGCTGCAACTTCAAAAATTGCTCCGGTGTAATAATTTAAACCTCTGGCTAAAGTAACATCTAACTCTAAAGTTGCTGTTTGTAAACCTAACTCAGCAATGTGATTAATCACAAAAGTTAACTCTTCAACTCCTTTTAACCCTTCTTCAGAATCTGACAACATCGCTTTTAGAGATGCCAACTTGTCTGTATTACTACCTGTAAAATCAAATAACGGCTGTACTTTTTCGATAGCTTCTTCAGAAATTTCCTTAGAAAGCATCTCTTTTATCACTCCGTCTTTACCAATTTTATCAAGTTTATCTAAAGCAACTGTAAAATCAATTAACTTATCTTTTGCTCCAATAACTTCTGCAATACCTGAAAGTATTTTTCGGTTATTGATTTTGATAGTCGTTCCTTTTACATTTAACTTACTAAAAACTGCATCGTAAAGTTGAACAAACTCTACTTCTTGCCATAAAGAATCACTACCAACTACATCTGCATCGCATTGATAAAACTCTCTAAATCTTCCTTTTTGAGGACGGTCTGCTCTCCAAACTGGTTGTATTTGATATCTTTTAAATGGAAATGTAATTTCATTTTGATGTTGCACTACATAACGCGCAAATGGTACAGTTAAATCGTAACGCAAAGCTTTCTCTGAAATTTTTGAAGTTACTTTTGTGCTGTTTTTTGAAGCTAACAATTCATTATCAACCTTATTCAAATAATCTCCTGAGTTTAAAATTTTAAAAATCAAGCGATCACCTTCTTCTCCATATTTCCCCATTAAGGTTGATGAATTTTCAAAACTTGGTGTTTCAATTGGCTGAAAACCATGCAACTCAAAAGCATATCTTATTGTATTAAAAATAAAATTTCTTCTGGCTACTTCTGTTGATGAAAAGTCTCTTGTTCCTTTTGGAATTCCTGGTTTCATATAGAATATGCTATTTAATTCTTTAATTACTTCGTTTTAAGCCTGCAAATATCCGAATTTATCGGCGGATTATGAAGTTTTATTTCTACGTTTTAATTGATAGATAGAAGCGTTTAATTCGAATCCTAAAAGCAACACTATCGCATTTAACCAAACGAATAGCATTAAAATTAATAATGTTCCTATAGATCCATAAAGTTGATTGTATTTAGCGAATTCTAATACATAAATTCCAAAAAGATAAAATGTAAATAAAGACACTACTGTAGTTAAAAAAGCTCCTGCTGAAAAGAACTTTACTGTTCTTCCTTGTTTTGTTCCGTATCTGAATAATAAATACACAATTGTGTAAATCATAACTAAGAAAATAAAACCTCTTCCTAAATAAAATAAGTTTAACTCGCTTGTATCGAACCAACCAATTTCATCTATTCTAGATAATGCTATTTGATATAATACAACCAAACAAACTACAATAATTAAAAAGAAAGACATTAAAAGTGATACACCTAGAGAAACGATATATGTTTTAAATACATTTCTAAATTCCTGAACATGATACGAATACTCAAAACCTCCAAAAATGGCATTTACACCATTGGTCATTAAGAAAATAGAGGTCAAAAAACCAAACGATAATAACCCCCCGTATTGGTTATTTAAAATATCTTTAATTACTCCATCTACAGCATCGAACGTTTTTGGTGGTAAACCTTCTCGAATTAAATCGAATAATCCTTCTTGAAAACCGTCAACAGGTATGTATGGAATTAAGGTTAGAATGAATAATAAGAATGGAAAAATTGCCATAAAGAAACTAAAAGCAATTCCTCCTGCTCTAGTCGTTAATGCTCCTTTAACAATTCCGATAATATACATTTCGATAACATCGTATAAGGATAAGCCTTCTAAACCGGGAATTTTAATTTCTTTTCCGATTTTAACGAGCCAATTTACTATTGGAATTTTCTCTAGATTTTCTTCTATTCTTTTAGACATTAATGCAAAAATCTGATTTTTATCCCTGATTTAAAAATGAATAGACCATTTTTGAATCTGATTCACTATCAAATTTAATTTTTAATTGAATAGAACTCTTTTCAAATAGCCTGTTTTTGGTTCCAATGATTTTAATGGTTTTGTTTTCTAGTGAAGAAGATTGATACAAAATTTTGAATTTTAAATTATTTTCTAAGTTGGTATTTAATTGAATTACATCGTAATTAAACTTACTTTGTATTAGAATATAATTTTTAAACAACTTCACATTACCAATCCAAAAACTTCTCTTGATAGATTCAATATTTTTTATTTCAACATTGGCAAATGAATTTATTAATGGCTCTTCAGAAAGCAAATGCATTGTTTTCTTTTTTTGATTCATCGTATACATTACACCTGTTATAAAAAACAAGATTATGATAGAAATAAAAAAAGTTGAAATGATGGAGTTTATATCCAATTTATGAAACAATTTTGATTTTATACTTTTCTAGCAAATTAGCAACATTATCTTTTGAAAAAATTGCTTTTTCTACTCTATTAGACTCTAAATCGATAGAAAAGTTACGCGCAGTTTTGAAATTTACATTTCTTAAATCTGAAGCTTCAAAAATTGACCCAAGTAAATCACAATCATCAAAGTAACTAAACTGAAGATTTGCTTCAGTAAAATCTACTTCTTTCACACTACAATTTACAAATTGAAAATTTTGCATTTTTAACTGATAAAAAGAAGAATAATCAACTTGACAATCAGTAAAATTTATCTTCAGTAAAAAAGGATCTATTTCGTAGAATTTAATTCCTAATAATTTTGAACTATAAAAATGGACTTCTTTAAAACTACTCTCTTTCAATCTTGTATTGCTCAAATTACAATCGATAAATTCACATTCTAAAAACTCTGAATTTACAATATGCATATCCGAAAAATCGCAATTCTCAAATATACAAAAATCAAAATCTGATCTGCTTATTTGATCATTTGTAAAAGCTACTTTTTTAAATGTTTCATTGTCGTAATAATCGTTCATCTTACTATTCTTATGTTAGAATAATAATAGTATAAATTTCTCAAATAAATTATTTTAAGATATTCTTTTATTCATAATCCAGGATTCTATCATTTCATCTGACATTAACTTTCCTATCACTCTGTACTTTGAATATGCTATTGGACTGTAAGAATTTAATTTTTCTGAAACTACACCTTTTTCTGGTTCGTAATAATCAGCATGTATAAAACGGACTTTATTTTTATTTACGTAGATAAAACCTGTGTGTGAATCTAAACCCACCAAATACAAACCATCTCCTGAATTTACAAGATACTTTTCTATATTTTCTATCGGCTTATTTACAAATCGCTTGATCTTATTTTTGGCTAATCTTTTAATAAAGACTTCTGATGCAGACTGTGCCCATTTCACCCTTGGGATATCAAACCCAACATCTGTTAAAATATTAGTGATGAAATATCCGCATGCAATTTTACCTTGTTTTGGAATTCTAGTAGTTCCATTAAAATCCCATTTTGTACCGTACCAATACGGAAACAATTCTGTTCCGATACTACTTACTAAATACAATCTGGCTTTTTGTAAAATAATCTTCTTCTCTTCAGGACTTGAAGCTATGTACTCTTGTTTAAAAGTATTTCGTTTGGATAGTATTTCTTTTATAAAAGCTACATATTCTTTTTTATTTTCTCTATCTACTTTTTCTTCTTCTTTGATTTTACCTAAACACGATAACGTGGTTGAAAAAATTAACACAAGTAATATTTTTTTCATTTTCTTTACAATTTAAAACTACTTCTAAAAGTTACACTACAATACTTCTCCTTTTATTTAGTATCATAATTACATAGTAATTTTTACTATCATTATAAAATAAGAACAGTGATAATATTTAAAATTTGACCATTTCAATTCTTTTATTTTCTTGTAGCAATTCATTTTTGCAATAATAATCTTAATGCCTAGCATCACATTTCACCCATAATCTGTTACACGATGGTTCTAAAAATTCTATACTATTACAATTGAATGAATAATACATAAACCCTAGTATTACTGGTGGTTTATTTTTAAATAATTTACCTGTCCATTGCTCATAATGTTGGCTATTATCCTTCTGTTGAAAAGCCAACGGAGCTGGTGTTGCTCCTTCGCTACCATGAAAAAAACCATTATAAACTATTTTCTCTTTTTGTTTAATTATCAAATGAAAAACTTTGTTATACATATCTTCTTTGTCTTTTATTTTCAAGTAATATGTGTAATCCTTATTTATAAAACTATAATATTGTAATGTATCTGTTTTATTAAATAAAAATGGTTTATTAAAATCTGTAGCCAAAGCTTTTACTGTAGGAAATTTATCTTTTTTTATCTTCTTCCAAATAATTGGTTTCATGCCTCCTTTATTAAAAGGATCTTGATCACCTATAAAAACATACGATTCTACATAATTATCTAGCTCTCCTTTTTTAACTTTATTTTTTAAATCAAAAGCTATATAATCATATCCTCCATAAGCATCTTCTCTGGTTATTATAGATAAATCTTTAACTTTAAATGTAATTATTTCATTTATGATAAAACTATAAATAAATACACTATCGAACTCTTTAATACCTATTTTTTCAAGAACTTTTTTTCTAGATTTTGGAGTCAATGTTTCTTTTAAATCCATTTCTTCAATTTCTTTCCAATCAATTCCATCTGATAAAATTATAAAGTAATTTTCCTTATTATTTTTTTCATAGGTTTGAACATTGTAGATATTAAATAATCCTTTTTTTTCTTGTGCTTTTAAAGAAAAGACAAGTGTTAAAAGTAATATCAAAATAGTATTTTGCATTAGTGTAATTTCTATTTTATTAATATTTATCTTTAATTAATTATCTAATGTCTATTATCACATAAAACATAAATACTTTTTTCTTTTTCATTTAGAAAATGAATTCCTTCACAACCAAATGATTGATAAGATAAGCCAAAAATCACTGGATTTCTATTTTTCAATAAAACACCAGTCCATTGCATTAAATATTGTTTTGATTCTTTGAATGTTAATGGCGTAGGTGAACTTCCTTCTCCTCCTCCCATTACTAATGTTTTAACTATTTTATTATCAGTAACTATTGTAATTAATGGATCTTGAAAATACCTCTCTTTATTTTTTTGTATTCTTAAGAAATAAGTATAATGTTTGTAGTGAAATTCAAAAATCTCAATACTCTCCATTTTATTTTTTTCAAGTGATTCTATAATCTCAATAGTCTCTTGCGAATACTTTCTTTTATCAACTTTATTCCAAATCAAAGGAATTAATTTTCCTTTTGCAAATGGGTTCTGACTACCTATTCCCACAAAAGACCTGTAATAAACATCTGTCTCTTTTGCTGCTATTTTATTACGCATACTAAATCCTATAATATATTCCCATTCATCTACATTATCACTTACACCATAAGGATTTGGTTCTGCTACTATAGTTAAATCTTTCACTTTAATTTTTAAAGTTTTATCCTGAAAATAATTATATATGTAAATAAAATCTGATTCTTTAATTCCTAGTTTAAAGAGAAATATTTTTCTGTAATTTCCTTTAATTATGTTACGCCTAGCTTCGTTTTCTCCTAAAAATTCCTTTTGAATAATTTCTCCTGTTTTATACTGATATAAAGATGCATCATCTGTTAAAGGAATAAATCCAAAATATTGATTTGTTTCTTTTATATGATAGCTCTGAAAGTCATATAACTTAGGTTCTACCCTTTTTTGAAGCTTAGTTAAAAAACCATCAAAAACATAAACTGTATCTGAGTTTTCGGTAATTTTTACACCAACCCATTCACCCTCAATATAATTAGAGTTTACTTTTACACTACTAAGGTTACCTGTGCGTTCTGTGATTTTTACTTTAGTTAGAGGTGCTAGTTTACCTAATATTTTCCCCCAAGGTTTTGCTCTATAATTCAATCCATTTGTAGCTAGTACATAATAAGTTGTTGTATCTTTTTTAAAAGTATTCTTACTTTGTGCTTTAACTTCTATTAAACTAAATAGAATCGATAGAACGACTATCAAAATTTTCATATCAATTAATTATTAAAAATTATTTTTTAAGTATTTATTCTTTTCTTCAAGTTATTTCGGCGTTTTCTATTTAATATTCTCTTTAAAATCATATTCTTTATCTTGCCCATTTGGATATGTGATAGCGCCTTTTAATTTTCCATTTTTCAAATTCAACTTCAATTTTTCTAAATAAGTATATCTAACCTCTTCTGGATTTGAGTTAATAACAACAACTTCGTCATCTAAACTCCAAGCATATTTAAACTGATATGCTACTGTTTCTTTATCACAACTTGATCTATTTTTCTCTGTAATTGTAACTTCTTCTTTGTTGAATTGTAACACTAAGAATATTTGTTGTCCTGCGCAAGGATTTGGCTCTGGCGTTTCCTCACATATGTATCCTACTTTAGCTGAAAAAATTTTACCAACTAAACTTTCTTTTGTTTGCTGTGCTTGAAGGTTGATAGCAATAATTATAAAAACTATATTTAATTTTATTGTTTTGAGTCTCATGAGGAAATCTATTTAATTATTATCAGGAGATTCACAGATCATTATTTTATTTTTCTCTACATATGCAACATATTCATTTGTTTTAATCTCAAAGAAATATGGATGAATGGCTTCATGCTCTGGTACTATTTTCGTGACTTTATTTTTATCAAAATCTATTTGCCAAATACATCGAAACATCATCCCACTATTATCAAAATACAAAATGTTTTTTCTAGTATGCCAACAAACTCCTCCGAACAAAAGCACATCTTTATCATGATCAGGATCACCATATAAATCGTCATCATAATATTTAAAAAATTGTTTTAAGTCAAAATCTATTTTTGATAAATTATTAGATAAATTTCCTCCAGAGAAAATGATTTGACTATCATTTTTCCAATCAGATATATTAAAGAAATTTAATTCTTCTCCCCAGTAATCTACTACTTTTGTTTTATCTGGGCTAATTGCATAAATTGATAATGAAGATTCTACAATAGTGTTTGAAAATACCGTTGTATTAATTTTTCTTGGAGCCGTTTTTGTACCGATTAAATATTCATAAAATTCTTTTTCTGGTTTTTGATAAAAGTAAGTTTTATCCAACTCATTAATT
This genomic stretch from Tenacibaculum jejuense harbors:
- a CDS encoding FAD-dependent oxidoreductase; the protein is MKTEYDIIIIGGGAMGLATAAELAKTKKNVLVLEQFSFFNDKGSSAGLSRQFRVQYAQKYMAQLALDTIPYWDELQKTTKDTLIEKVGSLWFGDPNISSQEGGIKAAMEVMDELNIPYTKLKAKEIEKDFPFKKLPKDYYGFFQDQGGIIDLKATLKALFNIADKAKNIDLLEFTKVTNIESLNTGIITVSTSENTYSTEKLVITPGAYINDILKHFGLSVNVDIWEMSSAYYKKTEDIKLPTWFVFQEPQNTSLFYGFPEENWANPGYIRVAPDIPDQIIKDPSERSGIPNEKSLQLNSNWVKNHMKGLSDTPEFTSTCLITLNNNNKELMLDTLPNWVHNHKNIVVYTGGWAAKFIPLLGKILSDIALKGKTKFDISPFKIQWPVVRGEVSNKFITEEVKRLQLDVAIIGAGASGLYSGYRLLNGTNKKGKKLDLDVAIFEMSDRIGGRLESIKLPGMNVVGELGGMRYMTEQKIVTALIEDVFSTQYGLNPIDFPMGDANHHLYYLRKQRFFANRFDQAKITGENFKTRYFVEERFEGKSSDDIFTEIISEVLLADGYSLKQIQENPNPREEWNRVKKELTYRFEGPYNGLKVYEIGFWNLLKDRSSQECYEFLAQAGGYYSNTINWNAAEAFPYMVGDFASDAVKYKTIDGGYDQILTCLGDDFIQKGGSIYTKNKLKTFKKNPKKSSKYKYILKFYNLEKEEYWEVEAKDIILGMPKRSLELLDQDNFFFNAEKQHKLHNNLNSVIPEPSVKILLGFEEPWWKKDLGAMAGESITDLPMRQCYYFGVDPKNSHSLFLASYNDMRTVSFWQALEEGEKFQTRETKLVRAKNTIYPNYEHASKVMVDEVMSQVEELHGPNINVPAPYTSAYKDWTKDPYGGGYHAWKNSYKVWEVMPYIRQPKQEERIFITGEAYSDQQGWVEGAFCVTEHIMREQYELECPEWLDKDYYLGW
- the folE gene encoding GTP cyclohydrolase I FolE gives rise to the protein MFEIHNNMTDERIDEIGENHIGTSAKTPLRADAFDISDEEKIEKIQESVKDILITLGMDLTDDSLSGTPKRVAKAFVNELFMGLNPKNRPKASTFDNNYNYGEMLVEKNIIVYSTCEHHLLPIVGRAHVAYISDGKVIGLSKMNRIVDYFAKRPQVQERLTMQVVQAMQEALGTEDVACVIDAKHLCVNSRGIKDIESSTVTAEFGGKFKNKDTKREFLDYIKMDTPFD
- the hisS gene encoding histidine--tRNA ligase, whose translation is MKPGIPKGTRDFSSTEVARRNFIFNTIRYAFELHGFQPIETPSFENSSTLMGKYGEEGDRLIFKILNSGDYLNKVDNELLASKNSTKVTSKISEKALRYDLTVPFARYVVQHQNEITFPFKRYQIQPVWRADRPQKGRFREFYQCDADVVGSDSLWQEVEFVQLYDAVFSKLNVKGTTIKINNRKILSGIAEVIGAKDKLIDFTVALDKLDKIGKDGVIKEMLSKEISEEAIEKVQPLFDFTGSNTDKLASLKAMLSDSEEGLKGVEELTFVINHIAELGLQTATLELDVTLARGLNYYTGAIFEVAAPKEVKIGSIGGGGRYDDLTGIFGLKDVSGVGISFGLDRIYLVMDELGLFETVALPKPKVLFLNFDEDENLVKMKAINELRANGIKTELYPDVASSNNQQKKQWKYVDKRGIEFVVTSIKDGKFKFKNTQNREENDLTIKEIIKKVQ
- a CDS encoding YihY/virulence factor BrkB family protein encodes the protein MSKRIEENLEKIPIVNWLVKIGKEIKIPGLEGLSLYDVIEMYIIGIVKGALTTRAGGIAFSFFMAIFPFLLFILTLIPYIPVDGFQEGLFDLIREGLPPKTFDAVDGVIKDILNNQYGGLLSFGFLTSIFLMTNGVNAIFGGFEYSYHVQEFRNVFKTYIVSLGVSLLMSFFLIIVVCLVVLYQIALSRIDEIGWFDTSELNLFYLGRGFIFLVMIYTIVYLLFRYGTKQGRTVKFFSAGAFLTTVVSLFTFYLFGIYVLEFAKYNQLYGSIGTLLILMLFVWLNAIVLLLGFELNASIYQLKRRNKTS
- a CDS encoding pentapeptide repeat-containing protein → MNDYYDNETFKKVAFTNDQISRSDFDFCIFENCDFSDMHIVNSEFLECEFIDCNLSNTRLKESSFKEVHFYSSKLLGIKFYEIDPFLLKINFTDCQVDYSSFYQLKMQNFQFVNCSVKEVDFTEANLQFSYFDDCDLLGSIFEASDLRNVNFKTARNFSIDLESNRVEKAIFSKDNVANLLEKYKIKIVS